GTGCCAGAAGACATCATGGCATTTGCCGAGCGCGAGATGCCGGATCTTCTCGCCGAATTGCCTGAAGCCCAGCATGGCCGGATCAGCGGCATTGGTGTCGCGATGCCGTTCGAGTTGTGGAACTGGGAAGCCGATCTGCAAACGCCACCCGGCGTGCTCGGCAAGTGGCGTGACTTCGACGTAGCAGCTGAACTCTCGCGCCGCTTCGGCGCTTGGCCGGTGCACGTCTGCAACGACGCGACTTCGGCCTGTGCGGCCGAACTCACCTTCGGTGCCGGCGCAGCGTACCGGGATTTCGCCTACTTCTACATTGGCGCCTTCATCGGCGGCGGTATCGTTCTGAACGGAAGCCTCTTCCCCGGCCGCAGCGGCAACGCCGGCGCGCTTGGCTCCATGCCGATCATGCGACGGGACGAACATGGTGAGTCGAGCCTTCAGCAATTGATCCGCACTGCCTCCATCTATCAGCTGGAGCGACAACTGATCGCCGCCGGTCGACGCGGCACCGATATCTGGCTCTCGCCCGACGATTGGTCGAGTTTCGAGGAGCCGCTCGATGCGTGGGTTGCGGGAGCGGCCGAGGCCCTGGCGCAGGCCATCGCCGCATTGCTGGCTGTGATCGACTTTGAAGCCGTCATCATCGACGGAGCCTTTCCGCTCGATGTGCGCCGTCGTCTCGTCGAGCGCACAAACGAATATTGGGCCCGCATGGACCGGCAGGGCCTCACCGATGCCGTGGTGGTGGAAGGCTCGATCGGGCGTGATGCACGCGCGATCGGCGGTGCGGCCTTGCCGCTGCTCGCAGCGTTCGCTCGCGATCACGACGTTCTCTTCAAGGATTGAGCATGATCGACGGCATGGTTCTCCACTCCGAGCGCATTATCGTGCGTGGTACGGATCCTTCTTCCCGCAAGTCCCTGACAGACTCGAGGCTTGTCGCGATGAACAAGGGTGACGTCGTGATCCTTGTCTGTGGCGAAGCCCTGATCGATCTGTTTGTGACCAGGTCCGGCCGGTCCGAAATGTCGGCCCGTGCCGTTGCCGGTGGCTCTCCCTTCAATGTCGCGATCGGTCTCGCTCGGCTTGGCGTGCGAACGGCCTTCCTGAGCGGCATCTCGCGCGATCACTTCGGCGCGTTCCTCGCGGACAGGCTGGCTGGCGAAGGCGTTGATGACAGCTTTCTCGTGCGCACCGACAGGCCGTCCACGATCTCGATCGTAGCGACGACCGACGACGGTCAACCGAACTACGCTTTCCATGGCGATGGGGCGGCAGATCGGTCGCTTCAGCTCAAAGACCTGCCCGGCATGTTGCCGGACGACGTTCAGGCTTTGACTTTCGGTTCCTTTTCCATGGCTGTCGAGCCGGTCGGCACCACATTTGCTGCTCTCGCCGAGCGCGAGCGTGCACGCCGCGTCATCAGCGTCGACGCGAACGTCCGTCCGACCGTCGTCAGCGATATGCAAAGCTGGGCAGTTGCCGCGGAACGTTTTTACCGGACGGCCACGATGATCAAGGCGAGCGACGAGGATATTCGCCTCGCGTGGGGCGGTCGTGTCTCAATTGCCGATGCGGCCGCCTATTGGCTCAAGTGTGGCGCGCGCCTCGTGGTGGTGACCGAGGGAGCGAAGGGGGCAACCGCCTTTTCCGCCGCTGGCAGCGTTTCAGTGCCGGGTCGTTCCGTGGTCGTGCGCGACACCGTGGGCGCCGGCGACACATTCCACGCCGCACTGCTTGCGCAGCTTGCGAAAACCGGCAGGCTCCATCCCGAGTCCATCGCGGCGCTCGACCTGCCCGCAATCCGCGAGTTGCTTGCTTACGCAGCGGCTGCCGCCGCCATCACGGTTTCCCGCGATGGTGCCGACCTGCCGACCACCACCGAGATCGATGCGAGTACGGAGCCATGCCATGCTTGACAGAGTGACGGACGCAACGGGCCACATCAGAGGGGCTCCAATTGAAAAGGCTTCGCCTATGACCAGCCGCGTGATTCCCGTGGCTCCCTTCGTCCTGACCGTCTTCGGAGCGACGGGCGATCTGGCGTGCCGCAAGCTGTTGCCGGCGCTGTTTCGTCGCGATTTTGCCGGCCAGCTACCGGAGGAAGCGACTATTTTCGGCGTCGCGCGCGGCGCAATGCGGCGGGATGATTTCCTCGCCATGGTGCGAGCGGCGATCATGAAATATGTGCCGGCATCGGAAACCGCCGGACCCGAACTCGATCGCTTCCTGGGCCGCATCTCCTACATGGCTGCCGATGCAGAGAGTGAGAATGGTTGGCCCGAACTCGCAGCCGCCTTGTCGGCCTACGCGGAACGCATTCAGGTCCATTATCTGGCGACGGCACCGCATCTGTTCGGACCGATCTGCGAACGGCTGGGTCACTACGGTCTTTCAAAAGGCGATTCCCGCATCGTTATCGAGAAGCCGATCGGCAAGGATCTCGAGTCCGCAATCCGGCTCAATCAAACCATCGGCATGATTTTCCCGGAGGAACGCGTCTACCGGATCGATCACTATCTCGGCAAGGAGACGGTGCAGAATTTGATGGCGCTACGGTTCGCCAATGCGTTGTTCGAACCGCTGTGGAATGCCGCTCACATCGACCATGTGCAAATTACGGTCGCTGAATCCATCGGCGTGGAGGAACGCGGCACTTACTACGACAAGTCCGGCGCCCTGCGCGACATGGTGCAGAACCATCTCCTCCAGCTGCTCTGTCTGGTGGCGATGGAGCCGCCACATTCGCTCGAAGCCGACGCCGTGCGCGACGAGAAGCTCAAGATCCTGAAATCGCTCGAACGGATCGACGAAACAAACGCGGCATTGCTGACCGTGCCGGGTCAATACCGCGCCGGCGCATGCGATGGGGTCGCGGTTCCGGGTTATGCGGAAGAGATCACCGATCGCCCAAGCGCGACCGAAACTTTCGTTGCGCTCAAGGCAGCCGTTGCCAATTGGCGCTGGACCGGCGTTCCCTTCTACCTGCGCACCGGAAA
This genomic interval from Bradyrhizobium sp. CB82 contains the following:
- a CDS encoding ROK family transcriptional regulator; this translates as MDETTPVGATNPTVALPGGSRGSTQTGMRLYNERLILSLIRRHRSLAKVEIARLTGLSTQTTTVIINRLEADGLVLAGEPQRGRIGQPSVPYSLNPAGAFGLGLMIGRRSSDLVLMDFTAGIRARRRAIYSFPVPEDIMAFAEREMPDLLAELPEAQHGRISGIGVAMPFELWNWEADLQTPPGVLGKWRDFDVAAELSRRFGAWPVHVCNDATSACAAELTFGAGAAYRDFAYFYIGAFIGGGIVLNGSLFPGRSGNAGALGSMPIMRRDEHGESSLQQLIRTASIYQLERQLIAAGRRGTDIWLSPDDWSSFEEPLDAWVAGAAEALAQAIAALLAVIDFEAVIIDGAFPLDVRRRLVERTNEYWARMDRQGLTDAVVVEGSIGRDARAIGGAALPLLAAFARDHDVLFKD
- a CDS encoding carbohydrate kinase, translating into MIDGMVLHSERIIVRGTDPSSRKSLTDSRLVAMNKGDVVILVCGEALIDLFVTRSGRSEMSARAVAGGSPFNVAIGLARLGVRTAFLSGISRDHFGAFLADRLAGEGVDDSFLVRTDRPSTISIVATTDDGQPNYAFHGDGAADRSLQLKDLPGMLPDDVQALTFGSFSMAVEPVGTTFAALAERERARRVISVDANVRPTVVSDMQSWAVAAERFYRTATMIKASDEDIRLAWGGRVSIADAAAYWLKCGARLVVVTEGAKGATAFSAAGSVSVPGRSVVVRDTVGAGDTFHAALLAQLAKTGRLHPESIAALDLPAIRELLAYAAAAAAITVSRDGADLPTTTEIDASTEPCHA
- the zwf gene encoding glucose-6-phosphate dehydrogenase → MTSRVIPVAPFVLTVFGATGDLACRKLLPALFRRDFAGQLPEEATIFGVARGAMRRDDFLAMVRAAIMKYVPASETAGPELDRFLGRISYMAADAESENGWPELAAALSAYAERIQVHYLATAPHLFGPICERLGHYGLSKGDSRIVIEKPIGKDLESAIRLNQTIGMIFPEERVYRIDHYLGKETVQNLMALRFANALFEPLWNAAHIDHVQITVAESIGVEERGTYYDKSGALRDMVQNHLLQLLCLVAMEPPHSLEADAVRDEKLKILKSLERIDETNAALLTVPGQYRAGACDGVAVPGYAEEITDRPSATETFVALKAAVANWRWTGVPFYLRTGKRLQQRSSEIVVTFRKVPHSIFNSNSGKAVQTRLVIRLQPDEGIKLWLMIKEPGPGGMRLQYVPLDMSFAEAFDVSVPDAYERLLMDVVRGDATLFMRRDEVEAAWRWIDPIRQAWSQMNEIPRPYVAGSWGPSAAVALIERDGRTWMEDGP